In a genomic window of Flavobacterium crassostreae:
- a CDS encoding C40 family peptidase, whose protein sequence is MFGICNLAIIPLRLEPSDKSEIVSQLLFGEHFEILESDKQWSKIKVHYDGYEGWVDTKQYQSITEADFEQLGNQKRILSADLIEYITGPHNLLMPVPLGCSLSFLEKDQINTAAYRYEGNTIDHVKAKKHLIETSFLYLNAPYLWGGKTPFGIDCSGFTQMVYKLNGYKLLRDASQQATQGEALSFIEESEPGDLAFFDNEEGNIIHVGIIMENNYIIHASGKVRIDRLDHLGIYNAEANRHTHKLRVIKKII, encoded by the coding sequence ATGTTCGGAATTTGCAATCTGGCTATCATCCCCCTTCGTTTAGAACCAAGTGACAAGAGCGAAATTGTTTCGCAATTGTTGTTTGGTGAACATTTTGAAATTTTAGAATCTGATAAACAATGGAGCAAAATCAAAGTGCATTATGATGGGTACGAAGGTTGGGTAGATACCAAACAATACCAATCCATTACAGAAGCTGATTTTGAACAACTAGGCAACCAAAAACGTATTTTGAGTGCCGATTTGATTGAATACATCACGGGCCCACACAATTTATTGATGCCCGTTCCGCTCGGTTGTTCGTTATCGTTTTTAGAAAAAGACCAAATTAATACCGCCGCATATCGGTATGAAGGCAATACCATAGACCACGTTAAAGCCAAAAAACACCTAATTGAAACCTCTTTTTTATACCTTAACGCACCTTATTTATGGGGCGGAAAAACACCTTTTGGGATTGATTGCTCTGGTTTTACACAAATGGTTTACAAGCTAAATGGCTACAAATTATTAAGAGATGCTTCACAACAAGCCACACAAGGAGAGGCTTTAAGTTTTATTGAAGAAAGCGAACCTGGTGATTTGGCTTTTTTTGACAACGAAGAAGGAAACATCATTCATGTTGGAATCATAATGGAAAACAACTATATCATTCACGCTAGTGGCAAAGTACGTATAGATAGATTGGACCACCTAGGGATATACAACGCCGAGGCAAACAGACACACACACAAATTACGAGTTATCAAAAAAATTATATAA
- a CDS encoding alpha-ketoacid dehydrogenase subunit alpha/beta yields the protein MIKENPHTTLTFEDFKIEVLEDYKTAMISRECSLLGRREVLTGKAKFGIFGDGKEVPQLAMAKFFKDGDFRSGYYRDQTFMMAIGKLSAREFFAGLYGTTDIIQEPMSAGRQMGGHFATHSLDQNGQWNVLTKQKNSSADISPTAGQMPRLLGLAQASKMYREVPGLQDKTNFSVGGNEIAWGTIGNASTSEGLFFETINAAGVLQVPMLISVWDDEYGISVHAKHQTTKENISEILQGYQRDEKANGLEILRVKGWDYTDLIATYEKASIIARKEHVPVLVHVNELTQPQGHSTSGSHERYKSAERLAWEKEFDCIRQMRLWMLAINIASAEELAIIDANAKKEVLEAKKAAWADFINPITQEQKELVVLLEQVAQDSANKEAVLKQAVELQKNSDPLKRQVLVVARKALRWVHQEPGQAKLSQWITAYLAKNQPNFSSHLHSQSSSNISSIKEVLPTYSQDTKAVTDGRMILRDNFDAIFTKHPEALIFGEDSGNIGDVNQGLEGMQEKYGALRVADVGIREATIIGQGIGMAMRGLRPIAEIQYLDYLLYAIQILSDDLATLHYRTLGRQKAPLIIRTRGHRLEGIWHSGSPMGMIINAIRGIHVLVPRNMTKAAGFYNSLLECDEPALVIECLNGYRLKESIPTNYGEFKTPIGVVETIKQGTDITLVSYGSTLRLVQQAATELLEVGIDCEIIDIQSLLPFDITKDIVKSLHKTNRLLIIDEDVPGGASAYILQQIIEVQDSYLHLDSKPQTLTAKAHRPAYGSDGDYFSKPSTEDIYEKVYEIMHEVNPKKFPSLY from the coding sequence ATGATAAAAGAAAACCCACATACTACCTTGACCTTTGAAGACTTCAAAATAGAAGTTTTGGAAGATTACAAGACCGCTATGATTAGCCGAGAGTGTAGTTTGTTAGGCCGAAGAGAGGTTTTGACAGGAAAAGCAAAGTTTGGAATTTTTGGAGATGGTAAAGAGGTGCCTCAATTGGCAATGGCTAAATTTTTCAAAGATGGAGACTTTCGTTCTGGTTATTATAGAGACCAAACCTTTATGATGGCTATAGGCAAATTGTCGGCAAGAGAGTTTTTTGCTGGATTATATGGTACTACAGATATTATACAAGAACCCATGTCTGCTGGCAGGCAAATGGGAGGACACTTTGCTACCCATAGTTTAGACCAAAATGGACAATGGAATGTGTTGACCAAACAAAAAAACTCTAGTGCAGATATCTCACCTACTGCTGGGCAAATGCCCCGTTTGTTAGGATTAGCACAAGCTTCTAAAATGTATAGAGAAGTGCCTGGACTTCAGGATAAAACTAATTTTTCTGTAGGTGGTAACGAAATTGCTTGGGGCACAATAGGGAATGCCAGTACCTCTGAAGGTTTGTTTTTTGAAACTATAAATGCCGCTGGAGTACTACAAGTACCCATGCTTATAAGTGTTTGGGATGATGAATACGGAATTTCAGTCCATGCCAAACACCAAACCACCAAAGAAAACATATCCGAAATACTCCAAGGATACCAACGAGACGAAAAAGCAAATGGCTTAGAAATACTACGTGTAAAAGGCTGGGACTACACCGATTTAATTGCCACCTACGAAAAAGCATCGATTATAGCCCGCAAAGAACACGTTCCTGTTTTGGTACATGTAAATGAATTAACCCAGCCACAAGGCCACTCTACCTCCGGATCACATGAGAGGTACAAAAGTGCCGAGCGTTTGGCTTGGGAAAAAGAGTTTGATTGTATTCGTCAAATGCGTTTGTGGATGCTTGCCATAAATATAGCTTCTGCAGAAGAACTTGCCATAATTGATGCCAACGCCAAAAAAGAAGTACTAGAAGCCAAAAAAGCCGCTTGGGCTGATTTTATTAACCCAATAACACAAGAGCAAAAAGAACTTGTTGTTTTATTGGAACAAGTAGCCCAGGATAGCGCTAACAAAGAAGCCGTTTTGAAACAAGCTGTAGAGCTCCAAAAAAATAGCGATCCACTAAAAAGACAAGTTTTAGTAGTAGCCCGCAAAGCATTGCGATGGGTACATCAGGAACCTGGACAAGCCAAATTATCGCAGTGGATTACTGCTTATTTGGCCAAAAACCAACCTAATTTTAGCAGTCATTTACACTCCCAATCTAGCAGCAATATTAGTAGCATAAAAGAGGTTTTGCCAACCTATTCTCAAGATACTAAAGCCGTAACGGATGGTAGAATGATCCTTAGAGACAATTTTGATGCTATTTTTACCAAACATCCCGAAGCATTGATTTTTGGCGAAGACTCCGGAAATATTGGCGATGTTAATCAAGGCCTAGAAGGAATGCAAGAAAAATACGGTGCTCTTAGAGTAGCCGATGTCGGAATTAGAGAAGCCACCATTATAGGTCAGGGTATTGGTATGGCTATGCGTGGCTTGCGTCCCATTGCCGAAATTCAATACTTAGATTATTTATTGTACGCCATTCAGATTTTAAGCGATGATTTGGCAACGTTACATTACAGAACCTTAGGCAGACAAAAAGCGCCTTTAATCATTCGTACACGGGGCCATCGTTTAGAAGGTATCTGGCACTCTGGATCGCCTATGGGTATGATTATCAATGCCATTAGAGGAATCCATGTATTGGTGCCTAGAAACATGACCAAAGCCGCTGGATTTTATAACAGCTTGCTAGAATGTGACGAGCCTGCTCTGGTAATAGAATGCCTAAATGGCTACCGCCTAAAAGAAAGTATACCCACCAATTACGGAGAATTTAAAACACCAATTGGTGTGGTCGAGACCATAAAACAAGGTACCGATATCACCCTAGTCTCTTACGGTTCTACTTTACGATTGGTGCAACAAGCTGCTACAGAGCTTTTGGAGGTTGGTATTGATTGCGAGATAATAGATATACAATCTCTATTACCTTTTGATATTACCAAAGATATTGTCAAGAGTTTGCACAAAACCAATCGGTTATTAATTATTGACGAAGACGTTCCGGGTGGTGCTTCGGCTTACATTTTACAACAAATTATTGAAGTCCAAGATAGCTACCTGCACTTGGATAGCAAACCACAAACCCTAACAGCCAAAGCACACCGACCAGCTTATGGTTCTGACGGGGATTATTTTTCGAAACCCTCTACAGAGGATATTTATGAAAAAGTATACGAAATAATGCACGAAGTAAATCCTAAGAAGTTTCCTAGTTTGTACTAA
- a CDS encoding acetyl-CoA C-acyltransferase, with amino-acid sequence MNKKVVIVSGVRTPIGSFMGGLSTVSAPRLGAVAIKGALDKVHLDPKLVDEVFMGNVVSAATGQAPARQAALYAGLPESIPCTTVNKVCASGMKAVMLAAQAIQCGDANIVIAGGMENMSLIPHYIHLRTATKFGPATMVDGMQIDGLVDAYDHNAMGVCADLCASTYKFTREDQDNYAIESYRRSAQAWDSGKFDSEIVPVAVPQRKGDPIIISKDEEYTNVKIDKIPTLNPAFTKEGTVTAANASTINDGAAALLLMSEEKALELGLKPLAYIKGYADAAQEPKWFTTSPAKALPKALDKAGISLEDVDYFEFNEAFAVVGLANAKILELDTTKINVNGGAVSLGHPLGCSGARILVTLLHVLEQNKSNIGAAAICNGGGGASAVVIERM; translated from the coding sequence ATGAATAAAAAAGTTGTCATTGTTTCTGGAGTTAGAACGCCTATTGGTAGTTTTATGGGAGGATTATCTACTGTTTCTGCACCAAGATTAGGTGCTGTTGCTATTAAAGGAGCTTTAGATAAAGTACATTTAGACCCTAAATTAGTAGATGAAGTATTCATGGGTAATGTAGTTTCTGCAGCAACAGGACAAGCGCCTGCGCGTCAAGCAGCTCTATATGCAGGCTTACCAGAGAGCATACCGTGTACCACTGTAAATAAAGTTTGTGCCTCCGGAATGAAGGCCGTAATGCTTGCCGCACAAGCCATACAGTGTGGAGATGCAAATATCGTAATTGCCGGAGGAATGGAAAACATGAGTTTAATACCCCATTATATACACTTAAGGACTGCTACTAAATTTGGTCCCGCCACGATGGTAGATGGCATGCAGATAGACGGCCTTGTGGACGCTTATGACCATAATGCGATGGGAGTTTGTGCAGATTTGTGCGCCAGCACCTACAAATTTACCCGAGAAGACCAAGATAATTACGCCATAGAATCGTACCGTCGTTCTGCCCAAGCATGGGATTCTGGCAAATTTGATTCCGAAATAGTTCCAGTGGCTGTACCCCAAAGAAAAGGAGATCCAATTATTATTTCCAAAGATGAGGAGTACACTAATGTAAAAATAGATAAAATTCCGACGCTGAATCCTGCTTTTACAAAAGAAGGAACCGTAACTGCCGCAAATGCCTCTACCATTAATGATGGTGCAGCAGCACTACTATTGATGAGTGAAGAAAAAGCTTTAGAATTGGGTTTAAAACCCCTAGCCTACATCAAAGGCTATGCAGATGCGGCCCAAGAACCCAAATGGTTTACCACAAGCCCTGCAAAAGCATTACCAAAAGCGCTAGATAAAGCAGGAATTAGTTTGGAAGATGTAGATTATTTTGAATTTAATGAAGCCTTTGCGGTTGTAGGATTAGCTAATGCTAAAATTTTAGAGCTAGACACTACTAAAATCAATGTTAATGGAGGTGCCGTTTCATTAGGGCATCCATTGGGTTGTTCTGGAGCAAGAATATTGGTAACTTTGCTGCATGTATTAGAACAAAACAAAAGTAATATAGGTGCCGCAGCAATATGCAATGGCGGTGGTGGCGCTTCGGCCGTAGTTATAGAACGAATGTAG
- a CDS encoding TonB-dependent receptor domain-containing protein, producing MKKKILLTVILHLLFVGTAKSQTNVTISGILKDQNTKTVVPFVNVVLKTEKDSSFVTGTITNDKGAFSVSKIKPGNYYLEFSYLGYTTKKQALFVGNLTQYLDLNTIEIEEKSTALNEVVILQKAQTISSKMDKKTFSLKDNSSQSGGSVLQAMQNLPSVTVQDGKVQLRGSEKVTVLIDGKQTALTGFGNQTGLDNIPASAIEKIEIINNPSAKYDANGTAGIINIIYKKNKQNSFNGKAGFTTGLGSLWVRKENLPNIRPQYTLTPKINPSISLNYKKNKANIFFQGDYLYTETLNKNEFVTRTYTPSTVINSQLKRNRNTHFTTLKTGVDYTLDEQNSWTISGLFGTEKIIDRGDQPFFNGDLSQQKRLWQFLEDELKTTIMASASYQHKFSQAGHLLNFGFNYTFHREDEKYFYTNYLPNTTGSDAFKLLSDEQVYDFNLDYIKPLQYGRIEVGIKFRNRDIPTNMQFMPGANSVLDYNAGGWATYKELIPALYENYIFENKKWEAELGLRVEYVKIQYDVNPNHVVYKSDGYNYTQPFPNLRLAYKINDNNKLSVFYNRRVDRPNEVDIRIFPKYDDAEIIKVGNPALRPQFTNTLEMGYKKNWEKASLYTALYHRFANGTITRISSTVSPSKLIYATFQNVDKSFNTGLETVITQEVSKKYSFNVNLNAYRNQIDAFRVENKYPTTHLFSAEQQTIFSGNVKLNNNFHFSKNIEAQLTAIYLAPDIIPQGKIQSRFSLDAGVKKTIQKGKGELFCNATDLLHSMVIQKEIHGQDFNYTSRDYYETQLIRLGYNYKF from the coding sequence ATGAAAAAAAAAATATTACTGACCGTAATTTTACATCTTTTATTTGTGGGTACCGCTAAGAGTCAAACTAATGTAACCATTTCTGGAATTTTAAAAGATCAAAACACCAAAACAGTAGTACCTTTTGTAAATGTAGTTTTAAAAACCGAAAAAGACAGTAGCTTTGTAACTGGGACCATTACCAATGATAAAGGTGCTTTTTCTGTATCTAAAATAAAACCCGGAAATTACTACTTAGAATTTTCGTACCTGGGGTATACCACCAAAAAACAAGCTTTGTTTGTAGGCAATTTAACCCAATATTTAGACCTCAATACCATCGAAATAGAAGAAAAATCTACCGCACTAAATGAAGTAGTGATACTCCAGAAAGCACAGACCATCTCTTCCAAAATGGATAAAAAAACATTTTCTTTAAAAGACAATAGTAGCCAAAGTGGTGGTTCTGTACTGCAAGCCATGCAAAATTTGCCTAGTGTTACGGTTCAAGATGGCAAAGTACAACTTCGTGGTAGCGAAAAAGTAACCGTGCTAATTGATGGCAAACAAACCGCCTTAACTGGTTTTGGCAATCAGACAGGTTTAGACAACATCCCTGCTTCTGCCATCGAAAAAATTGAAATCATCAACAATCCCTCTGCAAAATACGATGCTAATGGTACTGCCGGAATTATCAATATTATTTATAAAAAAAACAAGCAAAATAGCTTTAACGGCAAGGCTGGATTCACCACTGGTCTGGGTTCTCTCTGGGTCCGAAAAGAAAATCTACCCAATATAAGGCCACAATACACCCTTACGCCCAAAATAAATCCGAGTATTTCTCTTAATTATAAAAAAAACAAAGCAAATATTTTTTTTCAAGGAGATTATCTATACACCGAAACACTAAATAAAAATGAATTTGTAACCCGAACCTATACCCCATCTACGGTTATTAACTCGCAACTAAAACGCAACCGAAATACCCATTTTACCACCCTAAAAACGGGAGTGGATTATACCCTGGACGAACAAAATTCGTGGACAATTTCTGGACTTTTTGGAACAGAGAAAATTATAGATCGAGGAGACCAACCTTTTTTTAACGGCGATTTATCCCAACAAAAAAGACTTTGGCAGTTTTTAGAAGACGAACTAAAAACAACCATCATGGCATCTGCCAGTTACCAACACAAGTTTTCGCAAGCGGGTCATTTATTAAATTTTGGGTTTAACTACACGTTTCATAGAGAAGACGAAAAATATTTTTATACTAATTATTTACCTAATACTACCGGGTCTGACGCTTTTAAATTGCTGTCTGATGAGCAAGTCTATGATTTTAATCTAGATTATATCAAGCCGCTCCAATACGGAAGAATAGAAGTCGGAATTAAATTTAGAAACCGAGACATTCCAACCAATATGCAATTTATGCCTGGTGCAAACTCTGTTTTAGACTATAATGCAGGAGGCTGGGCAACCTATAAAGAATTAATTCCTGCACTGTATGAAAACTATATTTTTGAAAACAAAAAATGGGAAGCAGAATTAGGTCTCCGAGTCGAATACGTCAAAATACAATACGACGTAAATCCAAATCATGTTGTTTACAAGAGTGATGGCTATAACTACACCCAACCCTTTCCAAATTTGCGTTTGGCATACAAAATAAATGACAACAACAAGCTTTCTGTTTTTTATAACCGAAGAGTAGACAGACCCAACGAAGTGGATATTCGTATATTTCCAAAATACGACGATGCCGAAATTATTAAAGTAGGAAACCCTGCTTTGCGGCCACAATTTACTAACACGCTAGAGATGGGTTACAAAAAAAACTGGGAAAAAGCAAGCCTCTACACTGCACTCTACCACCGATTTGCTAATGGTACCATTACCAGAATATCCAGCACCGTATCACCTAGCAAACTAATTTATGCTACATTTCAGAACGTAGACAAAAGCTTTAATACCGGATTAGAGACCGTTATAACACAAGAAGTGTCCAAAAAATATTCTTTTAATGTCAATCTAAACGCTTATAGAAATCAAATTGATGCCTTTAGAGTAGAAAACAAATACCCAACTACGCATTTGTTTTCGGCAGAGCAACAAACTATTTTCTCCGGAAATGTAAAATTGAATAACAATTTTCATTTTTCTAAAAATATAGAAGCCCAACTAACGGCTATTTATTTGGCACCTGATATTATTCCGCAAGGAAAAATACAATCGCGTTTTTCATTAGATGCAGGGGTCAAAAAAACAATTCAAAAAGGCAAAGGAGAACTCTTTTGTAACGCCACAGATTTATTGCATTCTATGGTTATCCAAAAAGAAATCCATGGACAAGATTTTAACTACACCAGCAGAGATTATTACGAGACGCAGCTCATTCGACTTGGATATAACTACAAATTTTAA
- a CDS encoding TIGR00730 family Rossman fold protein, with product MRLEDFDNDEEKVIHDRLKQKTWNEIRTNDSWAIFKIMAEFVNGYETMGRIGPCVTIFGSARTKADHEFYLLAEKIAYKISKAGYGIITGGGPGIMEAGNKGAHLGGGNSVGLNIVLPFEQHFNPYIDSDKNLNFDYFFVRKVIFVKYSQGFVVMPGGFGTLDELFEAITLIQTKKIAKFPIILVGSSFWNGLIEWIKTELIELHQTVSPEDLDLIKIVDHEDEVVTILDNFYRKYNLKPNF from the coding sequence ATGAGATTAGAAGATTTTGATAATGACGAAGAAAAAGTAATTCATGACCGATTAAAACAAAAAACTTGGAACGAAATTAGAACCAATGACAGTTGGGCTATTTTTAAGATTATGGCCGAGTTTGTAAATGGCTACGAAACCATGGGCCGTATTGGTCCTTGTGTCACCATTTTTGGGTCTGCTAGAACCAAAGCAGATCATGAATTTTATTTATTGGCCGAAAAAATTGCTTATAAAATCAGTAAAGCGGGTTATGGGATTATCACTGGTGGAGGCCCCGGAATTATGGAAGCCGGAAACAAAGGTGCACATTTAGGTGGTGGTAACTCTGTAGGTTTAAATATTGTTTTGCCTTTTGAACAACATTTTAACCCCTATATTGATAGCGATAAGAATTTAAATTTTGACTATTTTTTTGTTAGAAAAGTAATCTTTGTCAAATATTCGCAAGGGTTTGTAGTAATGCCTGGAGGTTTTGGTACTTTAGATGAATTATTTGAGGCAATAACCCTCATTCAAACCAAAAAAATCGCCAAATTTCCTATTATATTAGTGGGTAGTAGTTTTTGGAATGGCTTAATAGAATGGATCAAAACCGAATTAATTGAGCTCCACCAAACCGTTAGTCCTGAAGATTTAGATTTGATTAAAATTGTAGATCATGAAGACGAAGTAGTTACAATATTGGATAACTTTTATAGAAAATACAATTTAAAACCTAATTTTTAA
- a CDS encoding aminopeptidase, with product MKSNYFFLLCLFVLMIPLKQHAQHQSNMVVVLHTDTKTLDVQQKLTFVNNSEEVLTTLVLNDWNTAYSSVQTPLSKRFSDEFYRGFHLAKAYQRGKTTLESMVDTDGFFLNWSRSENHPDLVCIKLRESLAAHQKITLNLKYTVKIPSAEFTKYGFEAGGSFLLKDWFLTPSRFANGAFVRYSNENLDDIVNATSDFNIELQIPSGYAVTSDLTTQCLATDSVSSVWKLTGKNHTNWTLFVEPKLSFYSFKKDSLTVLTNLKDEKISLEQQKRSIDCVVDFVTQKIGHYPHQQIVVSQTDYERNPFYGLNQLPAFISPFTNAFSYEIRFLKTYLNAYLKNSLGLDHRKDAWIYDAIQVFTMMQYIETNHPKTKMLGSASSFKLLKSYHLTTLDFNEQYSYFYMLMARRNLDQALINPKNTLIKFNEQIASKYRAGLSLRFLDTYLANNRVSKAVASFYKSSQLQQQTSADFETLLKSSSQKNIDWFFETIINSRDLVDYKFGSATKTKDSVSFSIKNKTGVAVPVPVYGIYKNEIVFKKWLEPKTNDSVFRLARNGANKLVLNYKNEVPEYNLRNNWKALNGFFPNNRPIKFAFMKDLEDPYYNQILYVPTLDYNLYDGLLPGMRLHNKTLLEKPFVFDVNPAYAINTKTFSGSGSVVVNQNYRHGALYNVRYSCNGSYFHYAPDAAYLKINPMVQFRFRENDFRDNKKQLLLLRQVLVNKEQSTLLANTTAEKYTVFNAKYFNSKTEVTNHFSFVTDLQISGKFGKLATELEYNHLFLNNQRINLRWYAGRFLYNKTQSDYFSFALDRPTDYLFDYNYYGRSESTGFFSQQLIIAEGGFKSKLSTAYANQWITTLNAGCSLYKWIEVYGDVGFIKNHFQPHRLVFDTGIRLNIVPDYFEMYLPVYSSNNWEITQNNYSEKIRFIVILSPRGFINLFNRKWF from the coding sequence TTGAAATCAAATTACTTCTTTTTGCTTTGCCTTTTTGTTTTAATGATTCCGCTAAAACAACACGCCCAACACCAATCTAATATGGTAGTTGTGTTGCATACCGATACCAAAACACTCGATGTTCAACAAAAACTCACCTTTGTAAATAATTCCGAAGAGGTGCTAACCACTCTGGTTTTGAACGACTGGAACACTGCCTACTCAAGTGTGCAAACACCACTATCAAAACGCTTTTCGGATGAATTTTATCGTGGTTTTCATTTGGCGAAAGCCTACCAAAGAGGCAAAACCACACTAGAGAGCATGGTAGATACGGATGGTTTTTTTTTAAATTGGAGCAGGTCAGAGAACCATCCGGACTTAGTGTGCATAAAATTGAGAGAATCCTTAGCGGCACACCAAAAAATAACACTAAATCTTAAGTATACCGTCAAAATCCCTAGTGCCGAATTTACTAAATATGGTTTTGAAGCTGGTGGTTCTTTCTTGCTGAAAGACTGGTTTCTAACTCCTTCCCGCTTTGCTAATGGTGCTTTTGTAAGGTATAGCAATGAAAATTTAGACGATATTGTAAATGCAACCTCTGATTTTAACATAGAGCTCCAAATACCTTCTGGATATGCGGTAACCTCAGACTTAACAACACAATGCCTTGCCACCGATTCTGTTTCTTCGGTTTGGAAACTCACCGGAAAAAACCACACCAATTGGACGCTATTTGTAGAGCCTAAACTTTCTTTTTATAGTTTTAAAAAAGACAGCCTCACGGTACTAACCAATCTTAAAGATGAAAAAATTAGTTTGGAACAACAAAAACGCAGTATCGATTGCGTAGTAGATTTTGTAACCCAAAAAATAGGCCACTACCCTCACCAACAGATCGTGGTTTCGCAAACGGATTATGAGCGCAATCCTTTTTATGGATTAAATCAATTGCCTGCTTTTATAAGTCCTTTTACTAATGCGTTTAGTTATGAAATTCGGTTTTTAAAAACCTATCTAAATGCTTATTTAAAAAACAGTTTGGGTTTAGACCACCGTAAAGATGCTTGGATTTATGATGCTATACAAGTATTTACGATGATGCAATACATAGAGACCAACCACCCTAAAACCAAAATGCTGGGTAGTGCCTCTAGTTTTAAACTCCTAAAGAGCTACCATCTGACTACTCTGGATTTTAATGAGCAATACAGTTATTTTTATATGCTTATGGCTCGCAGAAATCTAGACCAAGCCTTAATAAATCCCAAAAACACCTTAATTAAATTTAACGAACAAATTGCCAGCAAGTATAGAGCCGGATTAAGTTTGCGTTTTTTAGATACTTATTTGGCAAATAATCGTGTTTCTAAGGCAGTCGCCTCTTTTTATAAATCCAGTCAATTGCAACAACAAACCAGTGCCGACTTTGAAACCCTATTAAAATCTAGCTCCCAAAAAAATATAGATTGGTTTTTTGAAACCATTATTAACTCCAGAGATTTGGTAGACTATAAATTTGGATCGGCTACTAAAACCAAAGACAGTGTGTCTTTTAGTATAAAAAACAAAACAGGCGTTGCGGTTCCAGTTCCGGTTTACGGAATTTATAAAAATGAGATTGTTTTTAAAAAATGGTTGGAACCCAAAACAAACGATAGTGTTTTTAGGCTAGCCAGAAATGGTGCCAACAAATTAGTACTCAACTACAAAAATGAAGTGCCAGAATACAATTTGAGAAACAACTGGAAAGCTTTGAATGGGTTTTTTCCAAACAACAGACCCATAAAATTTGCTTTTATGAAAGATCTTGAGGATCCGTATTACAATCAAATACTCTATGTGCCAACCTTGGACTACAATTTATACGATGGCTTGTTGCCCGGAATGCGTTTACACAACAAAACCCTCTTAGAAAAACCATTTGTATTTGATGTTAACCCAGCCTACGCCATCAATACAAAAACCTTCTCTGGGTCTGGATCCGTTGTAGTGAATCAAAATTATAGACACGGCGCACTTTATAACGTGCGATACTCCTGCAATGGCTCCTATTTTCATTATGCACCAGATGCGGCGTATTTAAAAATCAATCCCATGGTGCAATTTCGCTTTAGAGAAAATGATTTTAGAGACAACAAGAAACAACTGCTCTTGTTAAGGCAAGTATTGGTCAATAAAGAACAAAGTACGCTTTTGGCCAACACTACAGCCGAGAAGTATACGGTATTTAATGCCAAATATTTTAATAGCAAAACCGAGGTTACAAATCATTTTAGTTTTGTAACAGACCTACAAATATCTGGAAAATTTGGCAAATTAGCCACAGAGTTAGAGTACAATCATTTGTTTTTAAACAACCAACGAATCAATTTGCGCTGGTATGCAGGACGTTTTTTGTACAACAAAACCCAGTCCGATTATTTTAGCTTTGCCCTGGACCGCCCAACAGATTATTTATTTGACTACAATTATTACGGAAGATCCGAGAGCACCGGTTTTTTTAGCCAACAATTGATCATTGCCGAAGGAGGTTTTAAGTCCAAGCTATCCACTGCGTATGCCAACCAATGGATTACTACATTAAATGCCGGTTGTTCCCTATACAAATGGATAGAGGTCTACGGGGATGTGGGGTTTATAAAAAATCACTTCCAACCACATCGCTTGGTGTTCGACACCGGAATTAGACTCAATATTGTGCCCGATTATTTTGAAATGTATCTACCGGTTTATTCCTCCAATAATTGGGAAATAACCCAAAATAATTACTCCGAGAAAATTCGTTTTATTGTTATTTTGTCCCCCAGAGGATTTATAAACTTATTTAACCGAAAATGGTTTTGA